The DNA window ATCCCTCATTCTCAGGAGTCGTCGGTCCGCGACGGCTTGACGATCTGGTTCTAGCGTTCGAGGAACGGTTGATTGCGACACTCGATGGAGAATACGAGCGAGATATGGCCGCACGACTTGCTCGCGGCATGCCACCTCCGCCATCTCCGCCAAGTCAAGTTACGATCGACAACTACAGGAAGACGGCAGATTGGACCAGACACACTGCGATCGGTATCGATCGGATTGAAGTACGCGTCATCTTCGACAAAGGGAAACCAGCAGCTCCCACGCCGACTGAGGAGGGGTTTGACGCGCTTACCTACACCAAAAAAGGCGCTACCGCGTTCCCCATCCCGGAGGATCCCTCCAAGGCGGGGCTCGACGTCGTTGAGGTTCGAATCCCCATGGCGCTTCGTCCGATCTCCGGCCGCTCGCGTGGAGCTGTTCTTGTTGGCTACCAGTTTGCTTGGAGCGAGAACCGGCAGCAGTGGATTCCGTTCGTGAACGTCGTCTATTGTGCACAAGGGGAGAGTTATGCCATACTCCCGTTCTGACAAAGGGGAGTCCTACCGCCCAGCCGCCTTCACGCTGATCGAGATTCTCGTTACGATCGGTGTGCTCGCCGTGCTGATTGCGATTCTGATCCCTGCGCTCGCCGGGGCGCGGGCCGCAGGGAGCGGAACCGTGACGCTCTCCAATCTCCGCCAACTCGCCGCAACTTTCGAGCAGTACCTGCGCGCGTACGATCAGACTTGGCCGTATGCGCCTCCCGGCGCCGCTTTCGTCGTCTCGCCTCCGGACGATGGTGAGATCGACATCGTCTATCCGGGATACTGGGAGCTGGACATCTACTGGACCGCACTTATGCACGACGTCGCACCGTGGCGAGAACACTTCCGAACTTGGATCGGCCCCGGGGCGGCTCCTGACGAGTCGCGTCCGTGGCGCCGAGACGGCGTAGGCGTTGGGGTACCATCGTACCGCTTGAGCCACACCCTATTCGCACGCCCCGAACTGTGGGCGCCCGCTCCTGAGAGCGATCCGGCTTTCTACAGGCCCGTTCGATCGCACGACGTGCTGTACCCGTCGTCAAAGGCGACTCTGTGGGACGCGGAACTGACACACCTGCGGGCCAGCCCGAACGCAGACCGCGACCCGAGGGCCATGACCTTTGCCGACGGGCATGTCGCCGTGCGCCGGCTTTCCGAAGCCGCGGTGCCACCCATCATACCCTCGAAGCCTGACACTAAACCCGTTCAGGATACACCCCGTGGGGCGAGGGGTCGCGACTACTGATCGATCGCGACTTCATCACAAGCTGGCTGAACGCTGCATCTGTCTTTGAACACATCCACGCTCAGAACTGCCACAGGCTGCTGGCCCAGGTGAGGCCGGCGCCGAAGGCGAGGAACATGACCTTGTGTCCCTCGCGGAGGCGGCCGCTGTGCTTCAGCTCGTCAAGCACTAGCGGGCACGAGGCGGCGACGGTGTTGCCGAAGCGGTCGATGTTGACGTGGAGTTTCTCGCGCGGGAGACCGAAGCGCTCGCGGGCGGCTTCGAGGATGCGCGAGTTGGACTGGTGGCAGACGTAGTGGTCCACGTCCTCGGCGGAGAGGCCGGCGCGCTTGAGCGTTTCCTCGATGAGGCTGGGGAAGGTGCCGACGGCGAACTTGAAGACTGCCGGGCCGTGCATCTGCACGACGCCCATCTTGCGCTCGTCGAAGTCGTCGCCCGGCGTCATGTGGCAGCGGTGGGTGGGGATATAGAGGTGCCGCGCTCCCCCGCCGTCGGAGTGCATGATCTGGGCGAGCAGGCCCTTCGAGGCGTCGTCGGTGCGTTGGAGGAGGACCGCCCCGGCCGCGTCGCCGAAGAGGATGGCGGTGCCTCGGCCCATGGTCGAGTAGTCAGCGTGTCGGGTGAGGCAGTCCGCGCCGACGAGGCCCACCGTTCGGTAGCCCGCGGTGCGCATCAGGGACTCGGCAACGTTCAGGGCGTACACGAAGCCGGAGCACGCCGCCGAGAGGTCGAAGGCGGGAATCTGCCCGGCGCCGACCCGATCGGCGATCATGCACGCCACGCCGGGCGTGGGCATATCGGGCGTCATGGTGGCCGCGAGGATGATGTCGAGCTCGCCCGCCGCGACGCCCGCCTCGGCCATGGCCTTGCAAAGGGCATCTGCGCCGAGCGAGGCGGTGCCCTCGCCCGCCTCGGGGTCGTGAACATGGCGCTCGCGGATGCCGGTGCGCTGGACGATCCACTCGTCCGAGGTGTCCATGACCTTCTCGAGGTCGGCGTTCGTCAGCACTCGCCGAGGCACTGCAGAGCCTGTGCCCGCGAACCGGACGCCGATCGCGGGCTTCGGCCTGCTCATGCGTGCTCCCGTTGCGGTTCGGCCAGGTGGGCGACCTCCCCCAGCCTCGCCACGATCGCCTCGTTGACGTGGCTGGAGACGAAGTCGCGGCAGTTTCGGACCGCGGCCCGGATGGTACGCGCCTCGCTCGACCCGTGCGCGATGAAGAACCCCCCGTTCACGCCCAGCAGGGGCGCGCCGCCGTACTCGTGGTAGTCGTTCTTGGTGTATATCCGCTTGACGATCGGCTCGAACTGCATGGCAAGTTCGGGGTCTGCGGCGAGCACCTCGTGGGCGATGGCGGTGAAGAGGCTCTTGGCCAGGCCCTCGGCCATTTTCAGAAGGGTGTTGCCGACGAAGCCGTCGGTGACGATCACGTCGGCGACGCCGTCGAAGAAGTCGCGGCCTTCGACGTAGCCGACGAAGTTCACGCCTGGGGTCTTTCGGAGGAGGTCGCGTGTCTCGCGGACGAGGTCGGAGCCTTTGCCCTCTTCCGCGCCGATGTTCATCACGCCGATGCGCGGGTTGGCGATGCCGAGCACCACGCGAGAATAGGTCTCGGCCATCAGCCCGTACTGCCAGAGGTGCGAGGGGCGCGGCTCGGGGTTCGCCCCGGCGTCGCAGAGGACGACCGGTCCGTGGAAG is part of the Synechococcales cyanobacterium CNB genome and encodes:
- a CDS encoding type II secretion system protein; translated protein: MPYSRSDKGESYRPAAFTLIEILVTIGVLAVLIAILIPALAGARAAGSGTVTLSNLRQLAATFEQYLRAYDQTWPYAPPGAAFVVSPPDDGEIDIVYPGYWELDIYWTALMHDVAPWREHFRTWIGPGAAPDESRPWRRDGVGVGVPSYRLSHTLFARPELWAPAPESDPAFYRPVRSHDVLYPSSKATLWDAELTHLRASPNADRDPRAMTFADGHVAVRRLSEAAVPPIIPSKPDTKPVQDTPRGARGRDY
- a CDS encoding ketoacyl-ACP synthase III produces the protein MSRPKPAIGVRFAGTGSAVPRRVLTNADLEKVMDTSDEWIVQRTGIRERHVHDPEAGEGTASLGADALCKAMAEAGVAAGELDIILAATMTPDMPTPGVACMIADRVGAGQIPAFDLSAACSGFVYALNVAESLMRTAGYRTVGLVGADCLTRHADYSTMGRGTAILFGDAAGAVLLQRTDDASKGLLAQIMHSDGGGARHLYIPTHRCHMTPGDDFDERKMGVVQMHGPAVFKFAVGTFPSLIEETLKRAGLSAEDVDHYVCHQSNSRILEAARERFGLPREKLHVNIDRFGNTVAASCPLVLDELKHSGRLREGHKVMFLAFGAGLTWASSLWQF
- the plsX gene encoding phosphate acyltransferase PlsX, with the translated sequence MRLAIDVMGGDHAPDAILKGCVDALPILAPDDHLILVGPPRIIDDYLTERGVRDPRLSIEPAEQVITMDDSPAKAVRAKPESSIVKMALLGSRKHERPADVVLSAGNTGACVSAAIMHMKRLPGVHRPGIAVTIPAFHGPVVLCDAGANPEPRPSHLWQYGLMAETYSRVVLGIANPRIGVMNIGAEEGKGSDLVRETRDLLRKTPGVNFVGYVEGRDFFDGVADVIVTDGFVGNTLLKMAEGLAKSLFTAIAHEVLAADPELAMQFEPIVKRIYTKNDYHEYGGAPLLGVNGGFFIAHGSSEARTIRAAVRNCRDFVSSHVNEAIVARLGEVAHLAEPQREHA